One stretch of Podospora pseudoanserina strain CBS 124.78 chromosome 4, whole genome shotgun sequence DNA includes these proteins:
- a CDS encoding hypothetical protein (EggNog:ENOG503PG51) — MKFTLAAAAFAFLASAADAATAKITTSWIVNAGLLPVTTCYYHGEDGKTYFMGDFSDGCRGTKHDWVRQICVDSSKARAHITFSGGTRRCFKRTWRSSECVGTGPESCYKGICPTCSRAEYTPTSCTW; from the coding sequence ATGAAGTTCACCCTCGCAGCCGCAGCTTTTGCATTCCTAGCCAGCGCCGCCgacgccgccaccgccaagatcaccaccagctgGATCGTCAACGCCGGCCTTCTTCCCGTCACGACGTGTTATTATCATGGCGAGGACGGCAAGACCTACTTCATGGGCGACTTCAGCGATGGCTGCCGCGGCACCAAGCACGACTGGGTTCGCCAGATCTGCGTAGACTCATCAAAGGCCAGGGCGCACATCACCTTTTCCGGCGGCACCAGGAGGTGCTTCAAGCGGACTTGGAGGAGCTCAGAGTGCGTCGGAACGGGACCTGAGTCCTGCTACAAGGGCATCTGCCCCACGTGCTCCAGGGCCGAATACACCCCGACTTCGTGCACCTGGTGA